From the genome of Candidatus Deferrimicrobium borealis:
TTCGACCGGGCAACCGCGCCGTTTCAGAAGTCGATCGTGTCGCCGTTCCCCGGGTAGAGGACGCTCTTGCTGCCGTGGCGCGCCGTGCCGCCGACGACAGGCATGCCGCGCTCCCGCATCTTGCGCGCCGCCATCTCCCCCGTGCAATGGTTGCAGGCGATCTTCCGGACGTGGAACGCCTCCATCTTGTCGAGCACCTCCTCCTGCGGTGGGCCCCACTCCTCGAACGGGGCGATGTGCAGGCCGCCGTACACGCCGTGGAAGGCGGAGAAATCCTTGAAGTGCCCCTTCGCGTATTCGAGCAGCCCGATCACACCGGGGTGGCAGCAGCCTGTGATGGTGACGATCCCCTTCCCCTCCACGTTCACGTAGAGGACCTGCTCCCCGTGGGTCTTGAGGAAGATCGGCTGGTCGAAGGTGACGGAGGCGCATCCGGGGAAGAGCAGGTGCGGGCCGGGCGCCATCTCGACGACCTCCCCCTTGTGGCCGGACGATTCCAGCAGCTCCTTGCTGCGGGCGGAAAATCCGGCGGGGATGACGACCTTGACGTCGGGGTTGTGCTTCGTTACGGCGGGCATCCCCCAGAAGTGGTCCACGTGTTCGTGGGTGATGTAGACGAAGTCGATCTTCCCGTCGGCGAGGAGCCGGTCGACCCCCTCGCGGCGGAAGACGCCGTCCATGTACCCGACGTCCCATCCCGCGTCCATCAGGATCGTCCTGGCGCGCCCCTCGGCCTCCGTCATGGACAGGAGGGCGGAGACCCCGGCGGCGTTCCCCGGGGTCCACTTCACGTCGAACTGGTCGGCGGTCAGCCCGCCGGCATCGCGGACGTCCAGCCGCATCCGCGCGTTGTCGTGCCACGACAGCTCGGAAAGGCACTTCACCGAAAGCGATCTTACGGTCCCCAACGCCATCTTCCCCATCGTAGTACCCCTCCCTCGCGGTGTCGCCTGCCATACTACCTCAAAAGAATATCAAGGTAAGGAGGGCAAAGACCGGAAGGAGGATGCCGCACGACCAGGCCATGTAGCCGAAGAAGGAGGGCATCCGGACGCCGGCCTCCTCGGCGATCGCCTTCACCATGAAGTTGGGGGCGTTGCCGATGTACGAGTTCGCCCCCATGAAGACCGCGCCCGCGCTGATCGCCTGCAGGAGCGGGGCCGACACCCCCGCCACCGTCTCCGCCCCCCCCACCCCCTGCGCGAGGCTGAAGAAGGTGAGATAGGTCGGCGCGTTGTCGAGGAAGCTCGACAGCGCCCCCGTCGCCCAGAAGAAGTGGGCGGGCGAGACCACTCCCAGCTCCGCCCCGCGCGCCTTGAGGATCAGCAGCGCGGGGATCATCGTGGCGAAGATCCCGGCGAAGAGGATCGCCACCTCCTCGATCGGGTACCAGGTGAACTCGTTCTCCTCCCGCACCTTCGCGGGGGTCTTCCAGACGGAGACGGCCGCCGCCGCCGCCATCGCCATCTCCCTCCACGGGGTCGGCAGGAAGACGGCTCCGATCACCACCATCAGCAGGGGCAGGTTGACCTTCCCCTCGATCGACAGCGGGACCCGCGCTTCCCTTATCGCCGCCGCCGTCTCCGGCGCGCCCGGAGGAACCGGGCCGTCCCCGGTCCCCGCCATCAAGTCCAGCGCGAACGCCCGGCGGTCCACCAGGTAGAAGACGCCGATCACCAGGGAGCACGCGACAACCCACAGCAGGCCCATCGCGCGCACCGTCCAGAAGAACGGCACCCCCCGCAGGTAGCCGAGGAACAGGGGCGGATCGCCGATCGGCGTGAGCACCCCGCCGATGTTGGCGACCACGAAGATGAAGAAGACGACGACGTGGGCCACCCGACGCCGGTGCGCGTTGGCCCGCAGCAGCGGACGGATGAGGAGCATCGAGGCGCCCGTCGTCCCGAAGACGTTCGCGAACACCGCCCCGGCGGCCAGGATCGCGCAGTTGACCCCCGCCGAGCCGCGCAAGGTCCCGCGCAGGAGGATCCCCCCCGAGATCGTGAAGAGGCTCGCGAGGAGGAGGAGGAAGGAGGCGTATTCGAGCACCGCGTGCAGCAGCTCGCGCGGGGCGCGCAGCAGAAAGAAGCCCGCCACCGGGACGCCGAACGCCAGGCACACCTTCGCGTAGTGGCGGGCCCAGAGCGCGGGGGCGAACAGGGGGAAGAGCGCGATCGACAGGAGAAGGCCGGCGAACGGAACGACGGACCAGAGGGGAAGGGACATGCCGAGAGCGATCAGGTCGTGGGGTGGCATGCTCCGTTGACGCCCGCGCTACATGTAGATGAACAGGTGGCGGCGGCCGTCCTCGAGAAGGCGCCCGGTGATCGACAACCCGAGGAGATCGTCCCAGCGGTGCTCTCCCCAACCGCCCAGGACGACGGCGTCGGCGGCGACCGAATCGCAGAAGGAGAGGAACGTCGGCGCGGGCGGCCCGGGGAGGACCTTCTCCTCCCACGCCGGGTAGCCGGCGTACGCGAGGATCTCCCGTGGAACGGCGATCCGCTCCTGTCCGTCTTCCGGGGCGTCGTCCACGGCGAGAAGGATCCCCCGGGGGGCCTCCTTCCACAGGGAGAGCCGGGCCATCGCCCCCACCGCGCGCTCGGTCCGGGACCCGCCCCCGCAGCCTGCGACGATCGTGCGCACGTGACGGTACGGAGCGCCAGAGAGCAGAACCGGGATCCCCCCCTCCCGCATCACCGCGAGGACGAGCCGCCCCGACGCGTCCTCGAGGTCGGGGGCGAAGTGGGACGCCGTCGCCGAGACGAGCAGGTCGTTCGACCCGGCCGCCGCCACCAGCTCCCGCTCGAGCTCCCCCTCCACGACCTCTCCCTGGGCGGGGATGCCCGCCTCTTCGCATCGCTTCACCGTCCCGGCGACGGCGGCCGTCCCCTCGGCCGTCATCCGCTTGCGGACCTCGTCGGCCGCGTGCAGCGCCAGGTGGATCGCCCCGGGGCGCGCGCCCGCCTCGATCCGCCGGATCTCCGCCGCGTCCACCACGGAAAGGACCCGGATCCGGCCGGCGTGCCCCTTCGCCGTGTCGATCGCCAGCCGCACGGCGTCGTCGAACGAGGCGCCGCGGGATACGGGGAGGAGAATGTTCAACTTAAATCACCGTGACCCGCTGCATCTCGAGGTCGCCCGCCGCGAGCGTCCGGCCGATCCGCCACGCGCCCTCGCCCATGGCGCGCAGGGCGTCGCACAGCGCCTCGGCCGAAGCCCCGGGGACGAACATCAGCAGCCCCCCCGAGGTCTGCGGGTCGGCCAGGAGATACGCCTCCCCGGCCGGCAGCATGGGAGGAAGGCGGACGCGTCCGAGCTGGTGCGCCATGTTCTGGCGGGTCCCCCCCGGGATCGGATGCCCCCCGAAGGCGCCGTGGATCCATTCCGACCCCGGGAACGACCTTACGCCGGTCAAGGCGTCCACGCGCTTCTTCCGCATCAGGTCCCGCACCCCGTCGAAGACCGGGACGTCCGCAAGGCGGATCTCGGCGGCGAGCCCGCTCCCCTCCATCACCTCCAGCAGGTGCCCGATCAAGCCGAACCCGGTGACGTCGGTGGCCGTGGAGATCCCGACCCCGCGCCCGGCCTTCGAAGCATTCGCGTTCAGCCGGGTCATCGAGGCGACCACCGCCTCCTCCGTCTCCCCCGGGCAGATCCCCCACTTGATCGCCGTGGTGGCGATGCCGGTCCCCAGGGGCTTCGTCAGAACGATGGCGTCGCCGGGCTTCGCCCCCCGGTTGTGCCACATCCGGTCGGGGTGGACCCGGCCGGTGACCGAGAGGCCGAACTTCGGCTCCTTGTCCTTGATCGTGTGGCCCCCGATGATGCAGACGCCGGCCTCCTTCGCCTTGTCGGCGGCGCCGGCCATCACGTCCGCGAGGAACGGCAGGATCTTTTCGTCCTCGGGGAAGGCGGCGATGGCGAGGGCGAAGAGCGGCTCCCCCCCCATTGCGTACACGTCGCTCAGGGAGTTGGCCGCGGCGATCGAACCGTACACGTAAGGATCGTCGACGATCGGCGTGAAGAAGTCGAGGGTGCCGATGAGGGCCTCCTCCGCGGAAAGGCGAAACACCCCCGCATCGTCGGCGTGCGAGGTGCCGACGAGCACACG
Proteins encoded in this window:
- a CDS encoding MBL fold metallo-hydrolase, encoding MGKMALGTVRSLSVKCLSELSWHDNARMRLDVRDAGGLTADQFDVKWTPGNAAGVSALLSMTEAEGRARTILMDAGWDVGYMDGVFRREGVDRLLADGKIDFVYITHEHVDHFWGMPAVTKHNPDVKVVIPAGFSARSKELLESSGHKGEVVEMAPGPHLLFPGCASVTFDQPIFLKTHGEQVLYVNVEGKGIVTITGCCHPGVIGLLEYAKGHFKDFSAFHGVYGGLHIAPFEEWGPPQEEVLDKMEAFHVRKIACNHCTGEMAARKMRERGMPVVGGTARHGSKSVLYPGNGDTIDF
- a CDS encoding sodium:proton antiporter — translated: MPPHDLIALGMSLPLWSVVPFAGLLLSIALFPLFAPALWARHYAKVCLAFGVPVAGFFLLRAPRELLHAVLEYASFLLLLASLFTISGGILLRGTLRGSAGVNCAILAAGAVFANVFGTTGASMLLIRPLLRANAHRRRVAHVVVFFIFVVANIGGVLTPIGDPPLFLGYLRGVPFFWTVRAMGLLWVVACSLVIGVFYLVDRRAFALDLMAGTGDGPVPPGAPETAAAIREARVPLSIEGKVNLPLLMVVIGAVFLPTPWREMAMAAAAAVSVWKTPAKVREENEFTWYPIEEVAILFAGIFATMIPALLILKARGAELGVVSPAHFFWATGALSSFLDNAPTYLTFFSLAQGVGGAETVAGVSAPLLQAISAGAVFMGANSYIGNAPNFMVKAIAEEAGVRMPSFFGYMAWSCGILLPVFALLTLIFF
- a CDS encoding universal stress protein translates to MNILLPVSRGASFDDAVRLAIDTAKGHAGRIRVLSVVDAAEIRRIEAGARPGAIHLALHAADEVRKRMTAEGTAAVAGTVKRCEEAGIPAQGEVVEGELERELVAAAGSNDLLVSATASHFAPDLEDASGRLVLAVMREGGIPVLLSGAPYRHVRTIVAGCGGGSRTERAVGAMARLSLWKEAPRGILLAVDDAPEDGQERIAVPREILAYAGYPAWEEKVLPGPPAPTFLSFCDSVAADAVVLGGWGEHRWDDLLGLSITGRLLEDGRRHLFIYM
- the selD gene encoding selenide, water dikinase SelD; translated protein: MSDREKIFLTHLSSCAGUASKLGQGVLARVLSALPPPDDPRVLVGTSHADDAGVFRLSAEEALIGTLDFFTPIVDDPYVYGSIAAANSLSDVYAMGGEPLFALAIAAFPEDEKILPFLADVMAGAADKAKEAGVCIIGGHTIKDKEPKFGLSVTGRVHPDRMWHNRGAKPGDAIVLTKPLGTGIATTAIKWGICPGETEEAVVASMTRLNANASKAGRGVGISTATDVTGFGLIGHLLEVMEGSGLAAEIRLADVPVFDGVRDLMRKKRVDALTGVRSFPGSEWIHGAFGGHPIPGGTRQNMAHQLGRVRLPPMLPAGEAYLLADPQTSGGLLMFVPGASAEALCDALRAMGEGAWRIGRTLAAGDLEMQRVTVI